Below is a window of Mucilaginibacter ginkgonis DNA.
GCCCTCACTGTAGGAACCAATGCTGAAAGCACCGATGGTCGCTACGCTCATTAAGAAAAACTCATTGAAAAAATCAAAATGCTTTGCCTTGCGCCAGGCCATAGCCAAAACATTGTAGCCAGCCAACCCGAATGCAATCAAAAAAATGATCAGATTGACGGGAAATGGCGGTTGGTACTTAAACCCATATTCGAGCGTCAGCATGACGATCAAAATAAGCAGCGCGGTAAGCAGCGGCCAATGGCTCAGCCAGGTTTCTTCCTCTGCCGGTGCTTTCGTAAGATCTAAAGATTCATCTTCGTCATCATGATCGTGTTCAGACGCGGCATGTTGGTCAGCCTCATGGGCCTCTTTTTCAGCGCCCGAGGTATTGGCTAAATGTTCATCCGATTTGAATTGTTCTTGCCGTACCTGGTTTTCTTGTTCTTCTTTCATGATATGGTAGTTAAGCGTTTTGCACCGCTGTTTGTTTCGACAGGAACGTATGATAAGCGTACTTGACCTCTTTTAGCGGTAATTCGAGCCTGAATGCGATGTTCTTAAAACTGAAACCTTTTTGTTTCAGGTGAGCGGTCATTGTTGGGAGCCATTCTTCCAGGGGCTTCAATTTAAAATACTTCTTACAGGCTTCCGCTGCGAACCCGTAGATGATCCAGTCGAGTTCATCCAATAGTTTTAATGCACTAACGTTTCTATAGATCGTCAGAAATACGTCCTGTGTGACCTCGTCAGTATCCTCGTGATCCAGGCCCTGGTGACGGATAAAGAAGTAAATCTGCTGCTGATATTTAGCGAGCAACTGGCCGAAAGCCTTCCGGCGTGTTTTCTCGTTTACTAAATCCTTCAATATGACATCATCTGCAATTACAATCGTTTCCATGATCTTTTCCTTCGTGCAGACTAATTGCCTGCGTTTTTAAGTTCAATTCTATTCTTCGTCTTCCCCTGTGGCGCTTTCTGATGAAAGGATATAAAAGGCACCCTTTGTTACGATCTTCACATCTTTTGGCAGCGACGTCACCAGCCTGACTTCGGTATAGCCCAGGTCCGTTACGCCCGTCACGACCTCTGCTTTTTCAAACACATACTTTCTTCCCGGCTTTGGCTTATCGTCTTTATCCTTTGCGGTTTCGTCTTTATCTTTCTCCATTACCTTGACTAAGTAATAGATATATTCCTTACCACCGGTTTTTATGACGGCTTCAGTTGGAACGGCAGTCGCCAATTGCTGGCCAACGTCAATTAAGGCGGAGACATACATTCCCTGGATAAGATTACTTTTGGCAGCCTGTTCGATCACTGCATGGGCGATGATCGCCTTGCTTTCATTTTCGAAAGATTGGTTCACCCCGTAGATCTTTCCTGTGATCTCCCTGTTATTCTGGTTGGTCAAGGTGAAATAAACATGCTGACCAGCCTTAACCTTAAACAGGTCTTTTTCATACACGACCAAATCGCAATGCACTTTTGAGTTATCAATGATGTTCATCAGCGGTCTTGCAGGTTCGGCATAAGAGCCGGTCTGAATAACGATCTTCCCGATAGTACCGCTGATCGGCGCGTATACCGGAATCTGTGTGATAAAACGGCCATGTGATGCACTCTCAGGACTTACGCCTACCTGCCGAAGCTGACGGCTTAATGCAGCTACCTTAGCTTGTTCGGTCTGTAACGCGCTTTGTGATTGCTGATACACCTTTCCCGTACCGGCGTTTGCCTCATTCAGTTCTTTTTGCCGTTCATATTCTTTGGTAGCATACATCAGACTGCTTTGTGCAGCCATATAATCCTGCTGTAATTGGATCAGTTGGTTATTTTCTATAGCAGCCAATTTTTGACCTTTGTTGACATGCTGTCCTTCCAGAACGAACACCTGATTGACAACGCCGCCCATCAGCAAGGTAACTTCTGCTTTATTCTGTGGTGGCACCTCCAACTGGCCGCTGGCCTTAACGACCGACTTTAAATTCTTTTGCTCCAAATAGCCTAATTGAATACCAACGGCATCCAACTGGCTTCGAGAAATGGTTATACCGACAGTTTTGTTTTTAGGTTTTTCCTTCTCCGCTGCTTCTTTTTCTTCTGTCTTGGGTTGCTGTGTGCAGGACGCCAAAATGATAGTTGCGACAAGTGTCAGCGCGAACGCTGTTTTATATTTTTTTAAACGGAATAGTCTCATTTTGATTTCGATGTTGTAGTGAGGTAAGTAAGTTCAATAACCGCCTGGTTGTAATCACGAAGTGCTGAAAGATAGGACAGGCGGATGTTCATGGCCTGTGTCATATTCTGAATAAATTCGACATAGCCGATCTCACCCTTGCTATAAGCAAACTGGGCGATCCGTATTTGCTCGGCTGCCTGCTTTAAACCACCTTCGTCGTAATAGCGGACTGCCGCCTCATATTTAGCGAGTTGCTGCAGTGCCTGATTATATTGCTTGTTGAGTAAAAGGCTGGCGTTCTGCTGTTCAGCCTGAGCGATCTGCTGTCCCACCTGGGCGGCTTTAACCCTGCTCTTTTGAGCACCGAAAAATAATGGCACCGAAACACCGACTTCAAAACCACCAACCCTGGTGCCGGGAAAATAGTTGCGGCTGATATTGGCAGGATTAAACGCGCCGACTAAAAGTTGTTGGCGATAACCAATGGTCAGGCCAGGGAAATAACGGCTTTTTTCCGCTTTCAGTTGTGCATCAGCTAAAGCATTTCGTTGTTCATAATAAGCTACTTGTGGGTGATTGCTGGTCACAATACTATCGGCAGCAATAAAAGAAAGCTTTTCTAAAGGCCCATCAGTTATTGCAGGCAAATAGTTAATGCTCAATAACTGCTGTAATTCCTGCCTGCCGATCAGTACATCCGCTTCCGCCTGTCGCCTGGAAACGCTGATCTCTTTGTAAGCGTTCGTAGCCGAAAGCTGTTCAAGGTAGGAGGTTTCACCTGTTTTATAGCGCAAAGCCGCCCGCTCTGAAAAGCGTTTATATAAGCTATCCTGGCTGGTAAGCTGCCGCAACTTATTCTGCGCATATTGAACCTCGTAATAGGCTGCTGTGACCTGTTTGACGACTTCGTTTTCGGTAATAGCTTTTGAGCGTTCGCTCAATGCGGTCTGTGCTTTGAGTACTTTTGCCTGAGCGCTGTAAACGGTCGGAAAAGCAAAGCTTTGGGTGATCCCCAAACTATTATCGATATTCCCACCGGATGTAGGGTCTTGTGTAAGGGTGATGTCGGTTTTGGCGGGGTCGAATGCCGTACCTTGTAAAGTTCGGTTCTGACCGATCTCCAGCGTTGCTCTGCGCAATTGCGGATTATTTCGGATTGCGGTCTCAATGCTCTCTGATAAGGTAAGCGGTTTATCACTCTGCGCGTTGACCGACGAAGCAATTAAGCTGCCTGTAAGAAACAATAAGATAGCTCCGATCTTGGGTGATAATGGCATTGTCTTGTCTGTTTTTGGCGGATGATTTTTGGTAAAAAGAATATAAAGCACCGGAAGAACCAGTAAGGTAAGCAAGGTCGCTGATATTAGCCCGCCGATCACAACCGTTGCCAAGGGCCTTTGCACTTCGGCACCAGCGGTAGACGATATAGCCATCGGCAGGAAACCTAACGAAGCTACAGAGGCCGTCATCAACACGGGCCTTAACCTGACCTGCGTTCCTTTCTTTACACGCTCGATGATATCGGTAATGCCTTCAGCTTGAAGCTGGTTGAAATAACCGATCAGAACGATCCCGTTCAAAACGGCAACACCAAAAAGGGCGATAAAACCGACGCCTGCGCTGATACTAAAAGGCATTCCTCGTAAGTACAAGGCAGCAACACCACCAATTGCTGATAGCGGTACGGCAGAAAAGATCAGGAGGGTCTCTCTAACGGAACGG
It encodes the following:
- a CDS encoding RNA polymerase sigma factor; amino-acid sequence: METIVIADDVILKDLVNEKTRRKAFGQLLAKYQQQIYFFIRHQGLDHEDTDEVTQDVFLTIYRNVSALKLLDELDWIIYGFAAEACKKYFKLKPLEEWLPTMTAHLKQKGFSFKNIAFRLELPLKEVKYAYHTFLSKQTAVQNA
- a CDS encoding efflux RND transporter periplasmic adaptor subunit, producing the protein MRLFRLKKYKTAFALTLVATIILASCTQQPKTEEKEAAEKEKPKNKTVGITISRSQLDAVGIQLGYLEQKNLKSVVKASGQLEVPPQNKAEVTLLMGGVVNQVFVLEGQHVNKGQKLAAIENNQLIQLQQDYMAAQSSLMYATKEYERQKELNEANAGTGKVYQQSQSALQTEQAKVAALSRQLRQVGVSPESASHGRFITQIPVYAPISGTIGKIVIQTGSYAEPARPLMNIIDNSKVHCDLVVYEKDLFKVKAGQHVYFTLTNQNNREITGKIYGVNQSFENESKAIIAHAVIEQAAKSNLIQGMYVSALIDVGQQLATAVPTEAVIKTGGKEYIYYLVKVMEKDKDETAKDKDDKPKPGRKYVFEKAEVVTGVTDLGYTEVRLVTSLPKDVKIVTKGAFYILSSESATGEDEE